A DNA window from Acidimicrobiales bacterium contains the following coding sequences:
- the recR gene encoding recombination mediator RecR, whose translation MYEGPVQDLIDELGKMPGIGPKSAQRIAFHLLKLPSQDALRLANAIATAKELVRFCSRCFNVSAHEVCNICSDPRRDEGVLCVVEEPRDVVAIEKTREFRGRYHVLQGCLNPIEGIGPEQLRVSELLARLEPESVTEVILGTNPNIEGEATAMYLGRLLRPLGVTVTRIASGLPVGGDLEYADELTLGRALEHRRALD comes from the coding sequence ATGTACGAGGGTCCGGTACAAGACCTCATCGACGAGCTGGGCAAGATGCCTGGAATCGGGCCCAAGTCAGCTCAGCGCATCGCGTTCCATCTTCTCAAGCTGCCGTCGCAGGACGCTCTTCGTTTGGCGAATGCCATCGCGACGGCCAAAGAGCTCGTTCGGTTCTGCTCGCGTTGTTTCAACGTCAGCGCTCACGAGGTGTGCAACATCTGCTCGGACCCACGTCGTGACGAGGGTGTTTTGTGCGTGGTCGAAGAACCTCGAGATGTGGTCGCCATCGAAAAGACCCGCGAGTTTCGAGGTCGCTATCACGTGCTCCAGGGGTGCCTGAACCCCATCGAGGGCATCGGCCCCGAACAGCTGAGGGTCTCCGAGTTGTTGGCCCGCCTGGAACCCGAGTCGGTCACCGAGGTGATTCTGGGCACCAATCCCAACATCGAGGGTGAGGCCACGGCCATGTATCTGGGCCGTCTGCTGCGACCGCTCGGCGTCACGGTGACGCGTATCGCCTCGGGTCTTCCCGTCGGCGGCGATCTCGAGTACGCCGACGAGCTGACCCTGGGACGTGCGCTCGAACATCGACGCGCCCTCGACTGA
- a CDS encoding glycine hydroxymethyltransferase, which translates to MSSQPNPLSIQQNTPEAVAYRNALDAIGAVEPRVADAIRGEIADQRSYLKLIASENYASPAVLLTMGTWFSDKYAEGTVGHRFYAGCQNVDTVEQLAADLACEVFGAPYAYVQPHSGIDANLVAFWAMLAARVEAPFLTEQGVKHVNDLTEADWAQLRHSLGDQKMIGMSLDAGGHLTHGFRPNISGKMFNQRSYGVDPQTELLDYDNVAALAREFRPMVIVAGYSAYPRKVDFAKMREIADEVGAYLMVDMAHFAGLVAGGVFTGDFDPIANAHIVTTTTHKSLRGPRGGMVLAGRDGTELNEFIDKGCPMVLGGPMGHVMAAKAVAFAEAKQPSFAQYAQRIVDNAAALGEGLKRRGARLVTDGTDNHLLLVDVTPFGLTGRQAESALNDSGVIVNRNSIPNDPNGAWYTSGVRLGTPALTTLGMNSDDMDQVADIICDVLANAEPAAAKSGPSKAKYVMGDDVAERCRERSAALLQANPLYPTIGAI; encoded by the coding sequence ATGTCCTCGCAGCCCAACCCACTGTCGATTCAGCAGAACACGCCGGAGGCCGTGGCCTACCGCAATGCGCTCGATGCGATCGGTGCCGTCGAGCCCAGGGTCGCCGATGCGATCCGTGGCGAAATCGCCGACCAGCGCTCGTACCTCAAGCTGATCGCGTCCGAGAACTACGCGTCCCCGGCCGTGTTGTTGACCATGGGAACGTGGTTCAGCGACAAATACGCCGAGGGCACCGTCGGTCATCGGTTCTACGCCGGCTGCCAGAACGTCGACACCGTCGAGCAGTTGGCAGCCGACCTGGCCTGTGAGGTATTCGGCGCCCCTTATGCCTACGTGCAGCCGCACTCGGGCATCGATGCCAACCTGGTCGCCTTCTGGGCGATGCTGGCGGCGCGGGTCGAAGCACCCTTCCTGACCGAACAGGGTGTCAAACACGTCAACGACCTGACCGAGGCCGACTGGGCCCAGCTGCGCCATTCGTTGGGTGATCAAAAGATGATCGGCATGTCGCTGGACGCAGGCGGCCACCTCACCCACGGCTTCAGGCCCAACATCTCGGGCAAGATGTTCAACCAGCGCAGCTATGGCGTAGATCCCCAGACCGAGTTGCTCGACTACGACAACGTCGCTGCGCTGGCCCGCGAGTTCAGGCCCATGGTCATCGTCGCTGGCTACTCGGCCTACCCACGAAAGGTCGATTTCGCCAAGATGCGTGAGATCGCCGACGAGGTCGGCGCCTATCTGATGGTCGACATGGCCCATTTCGCAGGCTTGGTTGCCGGGGGCGTGTTCACCGGCGATTTCGACCCCATCGCTAATGCCCACATCGTCACCACGACCACGCACAAGTCGCTGCGCGGGCCGCGGGGCGGGATGGTTCTGGCCGGGCGCGATGGCACCGAACTCAACGAGTTCATCGACAAGGGATGCCCGATGGTTCTCGGCGGGCCGATGGGACACGTCATGGCGGCCAAGGCCGTTGCCTTTGCCGAGGCCAAGCAGCCTTCGTTCGCTCAGTACGCCCAACGCATCGTCGACAACGCGGCGGCTCTGGGCGAGGGTCTCAAGCGCCGCGGTGCACGGCTGGTGACCGACGGCACCGACAACCACCTGTTGTTGGTGGATGTGACCCCCTTCGGCCTCACTGGCCGTCAGGCCGAATCGGCACTGAACGACAGTGGCGTCATCGTCAACCGCAACTCGATTCCGAACGACCCCAATGGCGCCTGGTACACCAGCGGCGTGAGGCTTGGAACACCGGCGCTGACCACGCTGGGTATGAACTCCGACGACATGGACCAGGTCGCGGACATCATCTGCGACGTGCTGGCCAACGCCGAGCCCGCAGCGGCCAAGAGCGGGCCGTCCAAGGCCAAGTATGTGATGGGTGACGATGTCGCCGAGCGTTGTCGCGAGCGGTCGGCAGCGCTTCTCCAGGCGAACCCGCTGTACCCAACCATCGGGGCGATCTGA
- the pip gene encoding prolyl aminopeptidase: MTELHELAEPFSSGFIDVGDGHRVAWLEAGNPVGKPALILHGGPGSGSSPNTRRMFDPTLYRAIQFDQRNCGQSTPSAAEPLVDLAANTTQHLLSDIESLRSHLGVERWLVWGGSWGTTLALAYAEAYPERVSELVMSSITTTSSAEVEWITRTMARLFPERWNDFVEYLPAGARQQNLALAYNQLLMDPDPQVHRPAARAWCLWEDTHVSLQHGFAPRLSGSDIDFQVCFARLVTHYWANSAFLEDGQLLAHAHRLADVPTFMVHGRMDVSSPVSIAYELARAIPGARLHIVEANGHGGPEMSLWVKGVLDELAGA; the protein is encoded by the coding sequence GTGACTGAGCTGCACGAACTCGCCGAACCGTTCAGCAGCGGATTCATCGATGTCGGCGATGGCCACCGGGTGGCGTGGTTAGAGGCTGGGAACCCGGTCGGGAAGCCCGCTCTGATCCTGCATGGCGGCCCGGGTTCGGGTTCTTCTCCCAACACCCGGCGGATGTTCGATCCGACGCTGTATCGCGCGATCCAGTTCGACCAGCGGAACTGTGGCCAGAGCACACCCAGTGCAGCAGAGCCCTTGGTCGACCTGGCTGCCAACACGACCCAGCATCTGCTGAGCGACATCGAGTCGCTTCGATCCCACCTGGGTGTCGAGCGGTGGTTGGTTTGGGGTGGCTCGTGGGGCACGACCTTGGCGCTGGCCTACGCCGAGGCGTATCCGGAGAGGGTGTCAGAGCTGGTGATGTCCAGCATCACCACGACCTCCAGCGCTGAGGTCGAGTGGATCACCCGCACCATGGCGCGCCTGTTCCCCGAACGGTGGAACGACTTCGTCGAATATCTGCCCGCTGGGGCCAGGCAGCAGAACCTGGCCCTGGCCTACAACCAGTTGCTGATGGATCCCGATCCCCAGGTTCATCGGCCTGCTGCCCGAGCTTGGTGTTTGTGGGAAGACACACATGTGTCGTTGCAGCACGGCTTCGCGCCGCGCCTGTCGGGCTCCGACATCGATTTCCAGGTGTGCTTCGCCCGGCTGGTCACGCACTACTGGGCCAACAGTGCCTTCCTGGAGGACGGGCAGCTGTTGGCCCATGCCCACCGTCTTGCAGACGTGCCGACTTTCATGGTCCACGGCCGGATGGACGTCAGCTCGCCGGTGTCGATTGCATACGAGCTCGCCCGCGCCATTCCGGGCGCGCGCCTTCACATAGTGGAGGCCAACGGTCACGGTGGGCCAGAGATGAGCCTGTGGGTCAAGGGCGTGCTCGACGAGCTGGCCGGCGCCTAG
- a CDS encoding acetyl-CoA C-acetyltransferase yields MSGSVIVNGARTPIGRFNGGLTSFSAMELGGFAIAAALEKSGVAPDQVDFVLMGQVVQAGQGQITARQAAVNAGIPMSVPATTINKVCLSGLNTIYLADQMIKAGDAEIVVAGGMESMSNTPHLLTNARRGYGYGNGELLDSLLHDGLFCAFDACAMGLGTERYAAADASHVTRQMMDEFSARSHERAANAQKDGLFDDEIVAVTVPQRRGDDLVVDTDEGVRPGTTAESLGGLRPAFDKDGNVTAGNASQISDGASAVVMMSAAKAEELGLSPRAQLLGYGQVAGPDSASLLTQPSNAIRAAAARAGVDPSGLDLYEINEAFAAVGICSVEDLGISDDIVNVNGGAIALGHPIGMSGNRLALHLINELHRRGGGVGAAALCGGGGQGDAAIIRTL; encoded by the coding sequence GCGCTTCAACGGCGGCCTTACGTCGTTCTCGGCGATGGAACTCGGCGGTTTCGCCATCGCTGCGGCACTCGAGAAGTCGGGTGTAGCACCAGATCAGGTCGATTTCGTGTTGATGGGCCAGGTGGTACAGGCCGGACAGGGCCAGATCACCGCCCGCCAGGCCGCGGTCAACGCCGGCATCCCGATGAGTGTCCCGGCCACCACCATCAACAAGGTGTGCCTGTCGGGCCTCAACACCATCTACCTGGCAGATCAGATGATCAAGGCCGGCGACGCCGAAATCGTGGTGGCAGGCGGCATGGAGTCGATGTCCAACACGCCTCACCTTCTCACCAACGCCCGGCGTGGCTACGGCTATGGCAACGGTGAGCTTCTCGACTCGCTGCTGCACGATGGCCTGTTCTGTGCCTTCGATGCATGTGCCATGGGGCTGGGCACCGAGCGCTATGCCGCGGCCGATGCCTCACACGTGACCCGCCAGATGATGGACGAGTTCTCGGCCCGCTCGCACGAGCGCGCGGCCAACGCCCAAAAAGACGGCCTGTTCGACGACGAGATCGTCGCCGTCACCGTTCCCCAGCGCCGAGGCGACGACCTCGTGGTCGACACCGACGAGGGAGTACGCCCCGGCACAACGGCCGAGTCGCTCGGCGGCCTGCGCCCTGCGTTCGACAAGGACGGCAACGTCACCGCAGGCAACGCGTCGCAGATCTCAGACGGCGCCAGTGCGGTTGTGATGATGAGCGCCGCCAAAGCCGAGGAACTCGGGCTGAGCCCCCGAGCTCAGCTGCTTGGCTATGGCCAGGTGGCGGGCCCCGACTCGGCGTCGCTGCTGACCCAGCCCTCGAACGCCATCCGCGCCGCAGCCGCTCGAGCCGGAGTCGACCCCTCCGGACTCGATCTCTACGAGATCAACGAGGCCTTTGCGGCTGTGGGCATCTGCTCGGTCGAAGACCTGGGCATCAGCGACGACATCGTCAACGTGAACGGCGGCGCCATCGCCCTGGGTCACCCCATCGGCATGAGCGGCAACCGTCTGGCACTGCACTTGATCAACGAACTTCACCGCCGCGGCGGTGGCGTCGGTGCAGCAGCACTGTGTGGCGGCGGCGGACAGGGCGACGCCGCCATCATCAGGACCCTCTGA